A single region of the Nicotiana sylvestris chromosome 6, ASM39365v2, whole genome shotgun sequence genome encodes:
- the LOC104250173 gene encoding uncharacterized protein, with amino-acid sequence MASACISTCVNDIARAPVRATYINLYKWPESDAEFIKSVSKRMNHVNTTDGSVNHQSKPKVVDSISCRQLYLRSYTFSREENVNEKTVLNCYGRVKDGVSEGGRRRKKKARNIAGSHSSGGRRSSRRKRKGGFRRAKEISCAAMASIFRRLLSCTTKVDVVG; translated from the coding sequence ATGGCCTCTGCCTGCATATCAACTTGCGTTAACGATATCGCCAGAGCACCAGTAAGAGCCACATATATAAACCTGTATAAATGGCCGGAATCCGATGCTGAATTCATAAAATCAGTCAGCAAAAGAATGAACCACGTGAATACTACCGACGGGTCCGTTAATCATCAATCAAAGCCAAAGGTGGTGGACAGCATTTCATGCAGGCAATTATACTTAAGAAGCTACACTTTTTCAAGAGAAGAGAACGTTAACGAGAAAACAGTACTGAATTGCTATGGAAGAGTGAAAGATGGGGTTAGTGAAGGGGGTcgtagaagaaagaaaaaagctCGGAATATTGCTGGTAGTCATTCAAGTGGTGGCCGGAGAAGTAGTAGAAGAAAACGTAAAGGCGGTTTTAGAAGGGCTAAGGAGATATCATGCGCTGCTATGGCTTCCATATTCCGACGACTATTATCTTGCACAACCAAGGTTGATGTGGTTGGTTAA